The proteins below come from a single Methanothermobacter sp. genomic window:
- the thpR gene encoding RNA 2',3'-cyclic phosphodiesterase — protein MEDHEMKVRAFLAVDADDELRERVCEIQNILRGADAQIKFVEPENLHFTLKFFGDVGEGKLRRIRGIVEETLKGYEPFDLHVMGAGVFPNPRYIRVVWLGVENPGVFSELQRNLDMEFARIGFRKERDYVPHLTIGRVKGPRNREKLATLIDELENVEAGTLRVDRVSLKRSDLTREGPIYSDLEVFRI, from the coding sequence ATGGAGGATCATGAAATGAAGGTCAGGGCCTTCCTTGCAGTTGATGCTGACGATGAACTAAGGGAAAGGGTGTGTGAGATACAGAATATCCTGAGGGGCGCCGATGCCCAGATAAAGTTCGTTGAACCTGAGAACCTCCACTTCACCCTGAAATTCTTCGGTGATGTGGGTGAGGGCAAACTGAGGAGGATAAGGGGGATAGTTGAGGAAACCCTGAAGGGTTATGAACCATTCGACCTTCACGTGATGGGGGCAGGTGTCTTTCCTAACCCACGCTATATCCGGGTGGTGTGGCTTGGCGTTGAAAACCCGGGGGTATTCTCAGAGCTACAGAGAAACCTGGACATGGAATTTGCCAGGATAGGATTCCGGAAGGAAAGGGATTATGTGCCCCACCTGACCATCGGGCGGGTCAAGGGTCCGAGGAACCGTGAGAAACTCGCAACCCTGATAGATGAGCTTGAGAATGTGGAAGCCGGAACCCTCAGGGTTGACAGGGTCTCACTTAAAAGGAGTGATCTC